In the Clupea harengus chromosome 16, Ch_v2.0.2, whole genome shotgun sequence genome, one interval contains:
- the LOC105910478 gene encoding transmembrane protein 60 → MRMSLAQRVLLTWLFTLVFLIMLVLKLDGKVHWNWFLVFTPVWVFDGTLVLMLAVRMAGRCQTGRERERAPALRRQAWHLLAVLLKLGFCVALCARLHGLISVMLVYVCAPLWLLLAGALLELGSNIFPSRRD, encoded by the coding sequence ATGAGGATGTCGTTGGCACAGCGGGTTCTCCTGACGTGGCTCTTCACGCTGGTCTTCCTCATCATGCTGGTGCTGAAGCTGGACGGGAAGGTCCACTGGAACTGGTTCCTGGTCTTCACGCCCGTGTGGGTGTTCGACGGCAcgctggtcctgatgctggcGGTGCGGATGGCGGGCCGCTGCCAGACGGGTAGGGAGCGGGAGCGGGCGCCGGCGCTGCGGAGACAAGCCTGGCACCTGCTGGCCGTGCTGCTGAAGCTGGGCTTCTGTGTGGCGCTGTGCGCCCGACTCCACGGCCTCATCAGCGTCATGCTCGTCTACGTCTGCGCCCCCctgtggctgctgctggccGGTGCACTCCTGGAGCTGGGCTCCAACATCTTCCCCAGCCGCAGGGACTGA